One region of Macadamia integrifolia cultivar HAES 741 chromosome 11, SCU_Mint_v3, whole genome shotgun sequence genomic DNA includes:
- the LOC122093606 gene encoding NAC domain-containing protein 43-like yields the protein MAEEEMSLSVNGQSRVPPGFRFHPTEEELLHYYLRKKVAFEKIDLDVIREVDLNKLEPWDIQEKCKIGSTPQNDWYFFSHKDKKYPTGTRTNRATAAGFWKATGRDKVIYSSFKRIGMRKTLVFYKGRAPHGQKSDWIMHEYRLDDHQTSSPSSDLSNSMGEAAQEEGWVVCRVFKKKSHHKTIDSPKSSSITLDVKNTQMFNPSNDGALDQILQYMGRSCKQENETSKTSMINDLSNINTITSANNYNSHTNWRFLKPIEIAISNGLHERFLHLPPLETPTLTSFPNDDRIQDCGSLQACYRPLDDTQTLTDVDLGGGGGTANINPVYHSGAELSDWAALESLDRLVASHLNVQPETSKQLPCFNEPTMAFSSPAPPTSDDQDHPLLPQLRCSSSASASNRSYHNTHDYNSEIDLWSFTRSSSSSSDPLCHLSNASL from the exons ATGGCGGAGGAGGAGATGAGTCTATCAGTGAATGGTCAGTCTCGGGTTCCTCCAGGCTTCCGATTTCATCCCACAGAAGAGGAGCTTCTGCATTATTACTTGAGAAAGAAGGTGGCATTCGAGAAAATTGACTTGGACGTTATCAGGGAAGTCGACCTTAACAAGCTCGAGCCATGGGATATTCAAG AGAAGTGCAAAATAGGATCCACACCTCAAAATGATTGGTACTTCTTCAGCCACAAAGACAAGAAGTACCCGACCGGCACCCGAACCAATCGAGCCACCGCAGCCGGGTTCTGGAAAGCCACTGGCCGTGATAAGGTCATCTATAGCAGCTTCAAACGCATCGGAATGCGGAAGACCCTCGTCTTCTATAAAGGTCGAGCCCCTCACGGCCAGAAATCCGACTGGATCATGCATGAGTACAGGCTTGATGACCACCAAACCTCCTCCCCCTCATCTGATCTGTCAAATTCAATGGGAGAGGCGGCACAAGAAGAGGGCTGGGTGGTTTGCCGTGTGTTCAAGAAGAAGAGCCACCACAAGACCATAGACAGCCCGAAAAGCTCTTCCATCACTTTAGATGTAAAAAATACCCAAATGTTCAACCCAAGCAACGATGGTGCCTTGGACCAGATTCTTCAGTACATGGGAAGGAGCTGCAAACAAGAAAACGAAACTAGCAAAACAAGCATGATTAATGATCTCAGCAACATCAACACCATCACAAGTGCCAACAATTACAATAGCCACACCAACTGGAGGTTCCTCAAACCGATCGAGATAGCCATCAGCAATGGGCTTCACGAGAGATTCTTGCATCTTCCACCACTGGAGACTCCAACGCTCACTTCATTCCCAAACGATGATCGGATTCAGGACTGTGGAAGCCTGCAGGCATGTTATCGACCACTTGATGACACGCAGACGTTGACCGATGTTGAcctaggaggaggaggaggcacGGCTAATATCAACCCGGTCTACCACTCGGGGGCGGAACTCAGTGACTGGGCAGCCCTTGAGAGTCTGGATCGGCTGGTTGCTTCCCATCTCAACGTTCAACCAGAGACTTCCAAGCAGCTGCCCTGCTTTAACGAGCCTACCATGGCCTTCTCTTCACCGGCACCACCAACCTCTGATGACCAAGACCACCCACTGCTGCCACAGCTTCGCTGCTCCTCCTCTGCCTCCGCCTCCAACAGATCATATCATAATACCCACGACTACAACAGTGAAATCGATCTATGGAGTTTCACCAGATCATCGTCTTCCTCCTCCGACCCACTGTGCCACCTCTCCAATGCTTCACTATAA